The following nucleotide sequence is from Natrinema salifodinae.
CGTCCGCCTACCCGCGCCTGCCGGGACCGCGGTGCTTTTGCCGCGAGCGCCGTATTCTCCCCCTATGAAGCCAGCCGAAGTCGAGGAACTCATCGAATCGGGGCTCGAGGACGCGGACGCGACCGTCACCCACGCCCGCGACGAACACGACGAGGACCACCTGGCCGCGACGGTCGTCTCACCGGCCTTCGAGGGCCTACCGCTCGTCCAGCAGCATCAGCAGGTCTACGACGCGCTCGACGACCACATGACGACCGATATTCACGCCCTCGAACTGTCGACGTACACGCCCGAAGAGTACGAGGATCTCGACGCCCAATAGGCGGCGACGGCACGGTTTCCGGACCGGCGGGTTCACCGTTCGCGTTCGAGCATCGTCGCCAGCACCGGTTCGGATCCTGCACGATTGACCTCCGGTTTCACGCCGTGAATTCGATTCACGGATCGACCCGAGCGCGGGGGGTGAAAACTCGGGGCGATATGAATCATTTTCTGGACAATTATATAGATCTCGGCAGCGTGCTAGGACGTAATGGGATCGAAGTCGATCGAAACGGACGAACCGGCCACGATAGGGGGCCGCGACATCGCGGACGCGCCGACGAACGAGACGGAGCACGGCGAGGGGCAGTTCGACCGCGTGCTGGTCGCGGTCGAGGCAGAAACAGACGAGGCGGTCAGCGAGATCGCCACCTCGCTGGCCGCCCGTCACGACGCGCGCGTCGACGCGCTGTCGATCGTACGTATGACCGCGTCCGTCGACCACTGGGACATGGTCGTCGAGCGACGGGAGGACAGCGCCGAAGCGGCGCTTGACGCGGTCGGCGACGCGGCCGCCGAGACCGACATCGACGTCGCGAAACGGCTCCGATACGGGGACCCCGCGACGGAAATCGCCCGATACGCGGCGGAAACTGACGTCGATCTCATCGTCATGGGCGAACCGGACCGGAGCGGCCTCCGCCGCTACCTCGCGCCGACGAGCGTCACCGACCAGGTCCGACGCGACGCGTCGGTCCCGGTCCTCACGGTCCCGTCTCTCTCCCGGTAATCTCCCCGTCGAACCGACTGCCGCTCGCTCGATCCTCGACTCTCACCGCCCACCGCGCCGTGCGGCCGCTTCGTTCATCGCCCGCGACCGTAGTTTTATCCACCAGTCCTGATACGATATTCGTATGGAATCGCTGCATCCGCGCATCAGACTGCTCTGGATCGCCCGCGGAGCGCTCGCGGCGGTCGTCTTCGGCGTCGGCCTCGCCGCGGTCGAGCGGTGGCTGGTCGCCGTCCCGACGTCCGCGATCGCCGGAGCGGTCGCCCTCGGACTCCTCCTGGGCGTCGTCTACGCCGTCCGCCTGTACCAGGCCTGGCGGTTCGAACTCCAGGACGACGCGCTCTACCTCGAACGGGGTGTCGTCACCTTCGTCGAGACCGCGGTCCCGTTCGTCCGCGTCCAGCACGTCGACACGCAGTTCGGCCCCGTCGAACGCGTGCTGGGGCTCTCGAGCGTCGTCGTCTACACGGCTGGCTCCCGGAACGCCGACGTCCGGATCCCGGGGCTGACGCCGGACCGGGCCAGGCGCCTGCAGGATACCCTCCGCGAGCTGGCCGTCGAAAGCGAGGCCGAGGATGCCGTCTAACGTGTTATGAACCGGCTTCATCCACTCAGCGCGGTCTCGATGGCCGTTCAGCGGGGCGTCACCGGGCTCTCGATCCCGATCTTTCTCGTGTCGATCTCGTCGGGCGTCTTCGACGTCGTCGACGTCGGGTGGCTCTTCGTTCTGGCCCCGCTCGGCCTCGTCGCCGGCGTCGCGTACGGCCTGGCGTACTACTATCGATTCACCTACGCGGTCACGGCGGACACGTTCGACGTCACTGCGGGCGTGGTCGCTAAGCGCGCCCGCGAGATCCCCTACCGGCGGATCCAGAACGTCGACGTCTCCCAGGGCGTGGTCCAGCGCGTGCTCGGCCTCGCCGTCGTCTCGATCGAGACCGCCGGCGGCGGCGACACCGAGGCGACGCTGCAGTTCGTCGGTGATGCCGAGGCGCAGCGCCTGCAACGGGAGATCCGCGACCGGACCGCGGCGGTGAAAGAGCGGCGCCGCCAGGCGGGTGCGACGGGGTCCGGTGCCGAGACCGACGCGGCCGCCGACCGCGGCCGGGCGCCCGATACGACGGACGCACCGCAAACCGATGCGGCGACGGCGGACGCCGGCTCCGAACGGGCCCCCGCTTCGACGCCGTCCGCGGCGCGGGCGTCCGAAGCGGGGGCGGCCCGCTCCGGCCGGACCAGGCGACAACGGTTGTTCGCCCTCGAGCCGCGAGACCTGCTCCTGTACTCGCTGTCCTCGTTCCGGCCGGCCGCCGGCGCGGGACTGCTGTTCGTCTTCTTCGTCGCGAGCGACGCGATCGTCGACTACCTCCTCGCGGTCGCCAGGCCCGTCGGCGGCCCGACGGACCTCCAAAGCGGGACCGCCGGGAGTTACGGGATCCTGACGCTGATCTCGGTCGTCAACGGGGTCGCCGTCACCTACCTGCTGAACGTCGGGTACACGTTCGTCGCGTACTACGACTTCCGGCTGGGCCGGGCCGGCGACGACTTCGTCTACGAGCGGGGGCTGCTCCAGCGCTACAGCGGATCGATCCCCGCGGAGAAAATCCAGTCGGTGACGATCACCGACAACCCGATCCAGCGGCTGCTGGGCTACGCCGGCCTCTGGGTCGAGACCGCCGGCTACGGCCCCGATAGCAGCGGCGGCAGCCAGTCGGCCGTCCCGCTGGCCGCCGATACTCGAATCCGGCGCTTCGCCGAGAACCTCACCGGGGTCGAGACGCCCGACTTCCGGCGGCCGCCGCCGCTGGCCCGACGGCGCTACCTGGTCCGCTATTCGCTGGTCGCGGCCGTCGTCGTCGCCGCCGCGTTCGGCCTCGCGCGAGCGACCTCGCTGGAGCGGTGGTACCTCGCTGCGGTCGTCTTCGCGGCCGTCCCGCCCGCGGCCCACCTGCGGTACGTCCACCTGGGTTACTTCGTCGGCGAGGACCACCTGGTGGTCCGATCCGGGTTCTGGAAGCGGCGCACGACCGTCATCCCCTACTACCGGATCCAGACGGTCTCGACGCGGCGGTCGGTCTTCCAGCGACGGCTCGGCCTGGCCTCGCTGGTCGTCGACACCGCCAGCTCGCGGACGTTCGTCTGGGGAACGCCGACGATCCGCGACGTCGACCTCGAGACGGCCCGCGAGATCCACGGGACCGGCCGCGAGCGACTCCAGTCGGCGCTTCGCGAGCGCGCCCGCGCGGACGATATCGGGCTTTCGGTGGATTTTACCTGACCCGCCGAGAGCCTCCGGGTATGGGAGACGAAGACGATTACCGAATCGAGGAGGACAGCCTCGGCGAGATGCAGGTTCCCGCGGACGCCTACTGGGGGGCCCAGACCCAGCGCGCGATCCAGAACTTCCCCATCTCGGGGATCACGTTCAGCCGCCGGTTCGTCCGCGCGCTCGGCGTCGTCAAGAAGGCCGCCGCCCAGGCCAACCGCGATCTGGGCCTGGTCGAGGACGACGTCGCCGAGGCGATCATCGAGGCCGCCGACGAGGTCATCGCCGGCGAACACGACGACCAGTTCCCGGTCGACGTCTTCCAGACCGGTTCGGGCACGTCCTCGAACATGAACGCCAACGAGGTCATCGCGAACCGCGCCGCCGAGCTCATGGGCGCAGAGATCGGCGACCGCGTCGTCCACCCCAACGATCACGTCAACTACGGCCAGTCGAGTAACGACGTCATCCCGACCGCGATGCACGTCGCCTCCCTCGAGGCGGTAGAAAAGGACATCATCCCCGCGCTCGACACCCTTCGCGAGGCCCTCGAAGAGAAAGAAGACGAGTTCGACGACGTCGTCAAGACCGGCCGTACGCACCTCCAGGACGCGACGCCGGTTACGCTCGGCCAGGAGTTCGGCGGCTACCGCACGCAGGTCGAGAAGGGCCTGGCCCGCGTCGATCAGGTCCGCGACCACCTCGGCGAGCTCGCGCTCGGCGGCACTGCGACCGGCACCGGCCTCAACACACACGAGGAGTTCCCCGGCCGCGCCGCCGAGTACATCACGAAGGAGACCGGCGTCCAGTTCCGCGAGGCCGACAACCACTTCGAGGCTCAGGCGGCCCACGACGCGATGT
It contains:
- a CDS encoding BolA family protein, whose product is MKPAEVEELIESGLEDADATVTHARDEHDEDHLAATVVSPAFEGLPLVQQHQQVYDALDDHMTTDIHALELSTYTPEEYEDLDAQ
- a CDS encoding universal stress protein translates to MGSKSIETDEPATIGGRDIADAPTNETEHGEGQFDRVLVAVEAETDEAVSEIATSLAARHDARVDALSIVRMTASVDHWDMVVERREDSAEAALDAVGDAAAETDIDVAKRLRYGDPATEIARYAAETDVDLIVMGEPDRSGLRRYLAPTSVTDQVRRDASVPVLTVPSLSR
- a CDS encoding PH domain-containing protein → MESLHPRIRLLWIARGALAAVVFGVGLAAVERWLVAVPTSAIAGAVALGLLLGVVYAVRLYQAWRFELQDDALYLERGVVTFVETAVPFVRVQHVDTQFGPVERVLGLSSVVVYTAGSRNADVRIPGLTPDRARRLQDTLRELAVESEAEDAV
- a CDS encoding PH domain-containing protein; this translates as MNRLHPLSAVSMAVQRGVTGLSIPIFLVSISSGVFDVVDVGWLFVLAPLGLVAGVAYGLAYYYRFTYAVTADTFDVTAGVVAKRAREIPYRRIQNVDVSQGVVQRVLGLAVVSIETAGGGDTEATLQFVGDAEAQRLQREIRDRTAAVKERRRQAGATGSGAETDAAADRGRAPDTTDAPQTDAATADAGSERAPASTPSAARASEAGAARSGRTRRQRLFALEPRDLLLYSLSSFRPAAGAGLLFVFFVASDAIVDYLLAVARPVGGPTDLQSGTAGSYGILTLISVVNGVAVTYLLNVGYTFVAYYDFRLGRAGDDFVYERGLLQRYSGSIPAEKIQSVTITDNPIQRLLGYAGLWVETAGYGPDSSGGSQSAVPLAADTRIRRFAENLTGVETPDFRRPPPLARRRYLVRYSLVAAVVVAAAFGLARATSLERWYLAAVVFAAVPPAAHLRYVHLGYFVGEDHLVVRSGFWKRRTTVIPYYRIQTVSTRRSVFQRRLGLASLVVDTASSRTFVWGTPTIRDVDLETAREIHGTGRERLQSALRERARADDIGLSVDFT
- a CDS encoding class II fumarate hydratase, with amino-acid sequence MGDEDDYRIEEDSLGEMQVPADAYWGAQTQRAIQNFPISGITFSRRFVRALGVVKKAAAQANRDLGLVEDDVAEAIIEAADEVIAGEHDDQFPVDVFQTGSGTSSNMNANEVIANRAAELMGAEIGDRVVHPNDHVNYGQSSNDVIPTAMHVASLEAVEKDIIPALDTLREALEEKEDEFDDVVKTGRTHLQDATPVTLGQEFGGYRTQVEKGLARVDQVRDHLGELALGGTATGTGLNTHEEFPGRAAEYITKETGVQFREADNHFEAQAAHDAMSEAHGALRTVAGSLNKIANDLRLLASGPRNGLGEIEQPENQPGSSIMPGKINPVVAEAVNQVHKQVVGNDAAVSAGAAEGQIDLNLYKPVLAHNFLESAELISNASQVFAERFVRELEANEEYCRDRVEQSMAMATSLNVHIGYDKASEVAKTALKEGKTVREVVLEKGYLDEEEADEVLDPRKMTERGILGQDD